The Streptomyces venezuelae genomic interval GGCCCGGCGACGCCCGGCAGGATGTCGCGGGCGAGGATCCGCAGGGGGCCGGAGCCGCCGACGCGGGCGGCGTCGACGTACTCGCGGTGCTTGAGCGACAGGGTCTGGCCGCGGACGACCCGGGCGATGCCGGGCCAGCCGAAGAGGCCGATGACGACGGTCATCAGGAGGGTCCGGTTGACGTCCCGGGCCACCGACATCATCGCGATCATGAAGATGAGGGACGGGAAGGACATGGTGAGGTCCATCAGCCGGGACAGCACGGTGTCGGTGCGGCCGCCGAAGTAGCCCGCGGCGATGCCGGCCGCCGTCCCGGCGGCGACGACGATGGCCGTCGCCGCGAAGGCGATGAGCAGGGAGACCTGCCCGCCGTGCACGACCCGGGCGAACAGGTCGCGGCCGGTGACGGGTTCGACGCCGAGCCAGTGCTCGGCCGAGACGCCGCCGAGCGGTCCGATGGGCAGCCCGCCCAGGTACGGATCGACGGCGCTCTTGTCGAACTCCTCGGGGCCCCAGCCGCCCAGCGAGCCGATCAGCGGGGCGGCGACGGTCAGGAGCGCGAAGAGCCCGACCACCACGAGCGACAGTTTGACCGACGTGCGGCGGCGCAGCTCCGCGCGGGCGAGCTGCCACGGCCCGCTGCCCGCCCGGACGGGCGGGGAGGCGGAAGTGGCAGTGGACGTGGAGGTGGTCATGGTCGTGGTCGTTCCGGCCTTCAACGGGCGCTCTTCGCGGGGTCCTTGAGACCGACCGTCGCGAAGTCGATCTGGCCGCCGAAGGAGGTGTGGCCGAAGGCGCCGGCGATGTTGGTGCCGATCAGCAGGGGCTTGCGCTCGATGAGGGCGGGCGCGGTCGGGGCCTTGGCGAGGATCTGGGCGTCGAGCTCCCGCCAGGCCTTGTCGGCCTGCTGGGCGTCGGTCATCGCGGCGATCTCGTCCATGCGCTTCATCGTGGTGTCGTCACGGAAGAGGGAGTGGTTGCCGGAGTTGCCCTTCTCCTTGATGTAGCGGCCGTCGAAGACGAAGGGGAGGAAGGTCGAGCCGGAGGGGAAGTCAGGGCACCAGCCGGTGTAGGCGAGGTCCGTGCGGTTCTTGGTGTCGCCGATCGTGTCGTAGAAGGCGGACGGGTCGACGGTCTCGATGGTGACCTTGATCCCGGCGCGGCCCAGGGACTGCTGGATGGCCTCGCCGACGGCCTTGTCGCCGGTGGAGACGGTGAGGTTCGTGGAGATGCCGTCGGCCTTGCCCGCCTCCTTCAGCAGCTGCTTGGCCTTCTCGACGTCGCCGGTGAGCGGGATCTTCAGCGTGTCGGGCTGCTTGCCGCCGTGGAGGACGCCGGGCATGAGCGCGGTGGCCGGGTCGTTGAGCGCGGGGCCGCCGGAGGCGGTGAGGAGGGCCTCGCGGTCGAGCGCGTACTGCACGGCCTGGCGGACCTTCACGTCGTCGAACGGCGCGCGGCCGGTGTGCATCTGGACCATCTCGGTGCAGTTGGTCGTCTCGGCGAGCAGACGTGCCTTGACGTCGGGCTTGGTGAGCACCTTGGGGGTGGACTCGGGGCGGAGCGAGGCCCAGGCGACCGCGGAGGCGTCGGCGCCGGCGGAGGCGATGAGGCGGTCGTCGACCTGGTTGGCCTTGAGGCCCATCGTGACGACGATCCGGTCCGGGTAGGCCTTGCGGACGGTGTCGGTCGAGGCGCTCCAGTGGGTGTTGCGCACGAGGACGATCTGCTTGTCCCGGGCGTACGTCTCGATCTTGTACGGGCCGGAGGAGAAGGGCCGGTTGTCGTACTGCGGGCCCTTGTCCTGGGACTTGGGCACGGGGCTGAAGGTGGGCAGCACGGTCGCGTAGGGGAACTCGGCGAAGGGCTTGCGGAGCTCGAAGACGATCGTGCGGTCGTCCGGGGTCTTCACGGAGTCGAGATGCTTGCCCTGCGCCGGGCCCTTGTAGCCCTCGGCGCCGACGAGGTAGCGGGCCGCGTAGTCGGGCCCGCCGGGCAGGTCGGGGGAGAAGGACCGCTCCACGTTGTACTTGACGTCCTGGGCGGTGATCGGGGTGCCGTCCTCGTACTTGAGGCCCGGCTTGAGCTTGAAGGTCCAGGTCTTGGCGCCGTTGGAGGAGACGCCGAGGTCCTCGGCGAGGTCCGTGGTGAGCTCCCCGCCCTTCGCGCCCGGCTCGGCCTTGTACGTCAGGAGGGTGCGGTAGAGCAGGCGCGTGCCGAAGTCCATGTCGCCCATGACCCAGTTGCGGGCCGGGTCGAGGTGGGTGAAGTCCTGGTTGGACAGGATGGTCAGCGTGCCGCCCTTCTGCGGAGTGCCGCCGACCACCGCGCCGTTGTTGGAGGTCGCGGGGTTCTTGCCGCGGTCCCGGGAGCCGTCGGACTTCTTGCCGTCGGCACAGCCGGTCGCGCCGAGGGCGAGGGCCGTCACCAGAGCGGTGGCCAGGGTGTAGGTGCGCTTGTTCATAGGTCACTCCGAGAGAGCGGTCGAGCATCCCGATGGCTGGAATGTGACCTGTAACATAGTAATGTGAAATTGCACTGACAAGGTATCGGGCGGTCCGTTACTCATCCGTGTCCGGGAGGCACTCAGGAGAGTGCCCCTCGACTGGAATGCTCCGTTTCGGGGTCTTGGCAACTCCAGTGCAATGTGAAATATTACTGACGTGCCCACGAGAAAACCCTCGGATGTCATCGTCGTCGGCGCCGGCGTCGTCGGCGCGGCCTGCGCCTACTACGCCGCCCAAGCCGGCCTCTCCGTCACCGTCGTCGACCGCGGTTCCGTCGCGGGCGGGACGACGGGGGCCGGCGAGGGAAACCTCCTCGTCTCCGACAAGGAGCCGGGACCGGAGCTCGAACTCGCCCTCCTCGCCAACACCCTGTGGCGGGAGCTGGCGGACGTGCTCCCGCCGCACGTCGAGTACGAGGCCAAGGGAGGTCTCGTGGTCGCCTCCGACGAGTCGGGGATGCGCGCCCTGCGCGACTTCGCGGCCCGACAGGAGGAGGCGGGCGTCACCGCCCAGGAGGTTCCCGGGGACCGGCTCCACGATCTGGAGCCCCACCTCGCTCCTGGCCTCGCCGGAGGATTCCTCTATCCGCAGGACTCCCAGGTGATGCCCGCCCACGCCGCCGCCCAGCTGCTGCGCGCCGCCGGAGACCGCGTCCGGCTGCGTCTGGGCGAGGAGGTCACCGGCCTCCTCACCGGCGCCGCCGGCGAGATCCGCGGCGTGCGGACCGCCGCCGGAGAGCTCCACGCCCCGTACGTGGTCAACGCCGCCGGCACCTGGGGCGGCGCCCTCGCCGAACTCGCGGGCGTCCACCTTCCCGTGATGCCCCGCAGGGGCTTCGTGCTCGTCACCGAACCCCTGCCGCGCGTGGTGCGCCACAAGGTGTACGCCGCCGACTACGTGGCCGACGTGGCCAGCGGCTCGGCCGCCCTCCAGACCTCGGCGGTCGTCGAGGGCACCCCGGCGGGACCGGTCCTCATCGGCGCCAGCCGGGAGCGGGTCGGCTTCGACCGCACCCTCTCCGTCGAGGTCCTGCGCCGGCTCGCCGCCGGGGCCACCGGCCTCTTCCCGGTCCTCGGCACCGTACGGGCCATGCGGACCTATCCGGGCTTCCGGCCGTATCTGCCGGACCACCTGCCCGCGATCGGGCCCGACCCGCGCGTCCACGGGCTGCTGCACGCCTGCGGCCACGAAGGGGCGGGGATCGGCCTCGCGCCGGTGACCGGACAGATCATCGCCCTCTGCCTGACGAACGGCGAAGTTCCCCTCGACATCGCCCCGTTCCGCCCGGACCGGTTCGGCACTCCTGAACCCGCGCCCGCGCCCGACTCCGTACCCGACCCCGCCCCGACACTCTGACGCGCGCCCGAACCGCCGTCGTCACCGCCAGCTTCACCTTGACCTTCACGAGAGGAGGGCCCGTGGCCCGCACGCCCGCCGACCTGGTCGGGGCACAGCCCGATCCGCCGTTCGAGATCACCTTCGACGGCCGGAGCGTCACCGCCCTGCCCGGCCAGACCGTCGCCGCCGCCCTCTGGGGGGCCGGCATCCTGGCCTGGCGCACCACCCGGGAAGGGGGGCGGCCGCGCGGCGCGTTCTGCGGCATCGGCCAGTGCTACGACTGCCTCGCCACCGTCAACGGCGAGCCCAACCGGCGCGCCTGCCTGGTCCCCGCCCGCCCCGGCGACGCGATCACCACCCAGGAAGGGCACGGCCATGACCGCCTCGCCGTCTGAACCGTACGACCTGGCGGTCGTCGGCGCGGGTTCCGCGGGTCTCGCCGGTGCCGTCACCGCCTCCGAACTGGGGCTCTCCGTCGCTCTGCTGGACTCCTCCCCCCAGTCCGGCGGACAGTTCTACCGGCACCCCGCGCCCGCCCTGGGTGCGGTACGTCCCGAGGCCCTGCACCACGACTGGTCCGCCTTCTCCGACCTGCGGCGCAGGCTCGGAGCGAGCACGGTCGACCACCTGACGGGGCACCACGTGTGGACCGTCACAAAGGAGTCCGGCGAGTCCGGCGAGGACGGCGGGGACGGCGGGGACGGCGACACCGGAGAGGGCTGGACGGTCCACGCGATCACCGGCGCCGACGGCACCGAGGAGCGGCCCGTCCGGATCAGGGCCCGTGCGGTGCTCCTCGCCACCGGCGCCTACGAGCGCCAACTCCCCTTTCCCGGCTGGACCCTGCCCGGCGTCGTCGGCGCGGGCGGGGCGCAGGCCATGCTCAAGTCCGGGCTCGTGCTGCCCGGACGGCGCATCGTCGTGGCCGGCAGCGGCCCTCTGCTGCTCGCCGTCGCGTCCTCGCTCGCCGCGGCGGGCGCGCGGGTCCCGGCCGTGGTCGAGGCCGCTGGCTATCTGCGGTACGCCCGCAGCCCCCGCGCGCTCGTGACCAATCCGGCGAAGGCCGCCGAAGCCCTGGTGCACGGGACCGCACTGCTCAGGCACCGCGTGCGGGTGCTGCCGCGCAGTGCGGTCACCGAGGTCCACGGCGCCGACCGGGTGGAGGCCGTCACGGTCAGCCGCCTGGACGGCGACTGGGCGCCGGTACCGGGGACCGGTCGCAGGATCGCCTGCGACGCGCTCGCCGTCGGGCACGGCCTCGTGCCCCAGATCGAGCTGGCCACCGCCCTCGGCTGTGCCACTCGCGCGCTGCCCGACGGAACCCTGGGGCTCGCCCTGAGCGAGCTCCAGGAGACCTCGGTGGCCGGTCTGTGGGCGGCGGGTGAGGCCGGCGGCGTGGGAGGCGCCGAACTCGCCCGCACCGAGGGCGAGCTGGCGGGCCGGGCGATCGCCGCCCGGCTGCGCGGCCGCCGCGCCGACCCGGCCCCGGACCGGGGCGTGGGCCCGGGCCGGGCCGGCGAACTCCGGCGCCGCCGCGACCGGATGCGGGCCTTCGCGGACGTCATGTCCGCGGCGCACGCACCGGGCCCCGGCTGGCCCGCGTGGCTGGAGGACGAGACGGACGTGTGCCGCTGCGAGGAGGTGACCGCGGGGCGTGTGCGCGAGGCGGTCAGCGACCTCGGGGCGCGGGACGCGCGGACCGTCAAGCTCCTCACGCGAGCCGGCATGGGGTGGTGCCAGGGGCGGATGTGCGGGACGGCCGTGGCATGCCTCGCGGCGCGCGGCGACACCCCCGAACCGCCCGCGGAGCGGCGGCCGTTCGCCGTCCCCGTACCCCTCGCGACGCTCGCCGCGCTGGACGAGCAGGCAGTCGAGCCGGCAGCCGAGCAGGCCCCCTAGAACCACGGGGGAGAGGCCCACGAGGCCTCTCTTCTTTCCTTCTCTATAAAATGTCACACATTACAGAAAGGTCGTTGACATGACCGCCACCACCTGGAACACCGACCGGCCCTGGCGCGGCATCATGGTCGCCACCACCCTCCCCTTCCGCGACGACCTGTCCGTCGACCACGACGCGTACGCGGAGCACGTGGCCTGGCTGATCGCCAACGGCTGCGACGGTGTCGTCCCCAACGGCTCCCTCGGCGAGTACCAGACCCTCACCGACGCGGAGCGCGCCCAGGTCGTCCGTACCGCCGTCGCCGCCGCCGGTGACGGGGCGCGGGTCATGCCGGGTGTCGCCGCCTACGGCAGCGCCGAGTCCCGGCGCTGGGCCGAGCAGGCGGCCGAGGCCGGTGCCGGATCCGTCCTGCTCCTGCCGCCCAACGCGTACCGCGCCGAACCGGCCGCCGTGCGCGCCCACTACAGCGAGGTCGCCAGGGCCGGTGTCCCGATCGTCGCCTACAACAACCCGATCGACACCAAGGTCGACCTCACCCCCGACCTCCTGGCGCGCCTGCACCGCGACGGCAGCATCGTCGCGGTCAAGGAGTTCAGCGGCGACGTCCGCAGGGCGTACGAGATCGGCGAGCTCGCCCCGGAGCTGGACCTCCTGATCGGCGCCGACGACGTCCTCCTGGAGCTCGCCGTCGCGGGGGCGGTCGGCTGGATCGCCGGATACCCGAACGCCTTCCCCGCGAGCTGCGCCGAGCTCTACCACGCGGCCGTCGCGGGCGACCTGGCCACCGCCGTGCCGCTCTACAAGTCCCTGCACTCCCTGCTGCGCTGGGACTCGAAGACCGAGTTCGTCCAGTCCATCAAGCTCTCCATGGACATCGCCGGCCGCCAGGGCGGACCGACCCGTCCCCCGCGCCACCCGCTCACCGGCGCGATCGAGGCCGGCGTGCGGACCGCCACCGAGAAGGCCGTCGCCGACGGCCACCGCTGACCGAGACCGAGACCGAGGCCAATACCGAGACGACCGAGACCGAGACAGAGATCGGGACGGTGCCGGTCGTCGAGCCGGTCACCGGCCCGGCCCGGCCCTCCGGCACCGCGCAGTACCTCCTCGACCCGGACGACCCCTTCCCCGGAGGCTTCCTCCCGTGACCGACACCCACCCCACCCTCACCTCCCGCAACCCGGCCGACCCGGCCGACGTGCTCCTGCAGATCCCGGCCCCCGGAGCCTTCGCCGCGGTCGACACCGTCGAGCGGGCCCGCGCCGCCCAGCCCGGCTGGCTGCTCGCCGGGGCCGCCGCCCGCTCGGCCGCCCTCGGCGCCGTCGCCGCCGCCGTCGAGGCCGCGGCCGACGAACTGGCCGCGCTCGCCGTACGCGAGGTGGGCAAGCCGCTCGCCGAGGCCAGGGCAGAGGTCGCCCGTACCGTCGCCATCTGGCGCTACTACGCCCAGGCGCCCTTCGAGCCCACCGGAGCGGTCCACGAGACCGCGGCGGGCCCCGGGCTGCTCCTGACCCGCCGCCGACCGCACGGGGTGGCCGGGCTCATCACCCCCTGGAACTTCCCCTTCGCCATCCCGACCTGGAAGGCCGCCCCGGCGCTCGCCACCGGGAACACGGTCGTCCTCAAGCCCGCCCCCGAAGCCACGGCGTGCGCCCAGCGCCTCGGCGAGATCGTCCAGCGGGCGCTGCCCGAGGCGGTGTTCACCGTGGTGCCCGGCGGTGCGACCGAGGGCAACGCGCTCGTCTCCGCCGCCGACGTCGTCTCCTTCACCGGCTCCACCCCCGTCGGCCAGGCCGTCGCCCGGGCCGCGACAGCCCGGGGCATCCCGATGCAGGCGGAGATGGGCGGTCTCAACGCGGCGCTCGTCCTGCCGGACGCGGACATCGAACAGGCCGCCGCCCACATCGCCGCCGCCGTCTCCGGGTACGCCGGCCAGAAGTGCACCGCCACCAGCCGGGTCATCGCCGTCGGCGCCGCGCTCGACCCGCTCCGCGAGGCCCTCTCCGAAGCACTGCGGGCCGTCCCCGTCGGCGACCCCGCCGACCCGGCCACCGTGTGCGGGCCCCTCATCCACGAGCACGCACGCGACCAGGTCGGCGAGGCCTGCCGGGGGCTCTCCGTCCTCGCGGGCGGCACCGTGCCCGACCGGTCCGGCTGGTACGCGGCCCCGACCCTGGTGGAGAAGGTCTCCCCGGGACACCGGCTGCTGCGCGAAGAGGTCTTCGGCCCGGTCGCGTCCCTGCTCGCCGCGGAGGACCTGGCCCACGCGATCCGGATCACCAACTCCGTACCGTACGGTCTGGTCACCTCGGTCCACACCGCAGACCTGAACACCGCGCTGACGGGCCTCGACCTGCTCGACACCGGCATGATCCGGCTCAACGCCCCCTCCACCGGAGTCGACTTCCACCTGCCCTTCGGCGGCTCCAAGGCGTCCAGTCACGGGCCGCGCGAGCAGGGCGCGGCGGCCCTCGACTTCTACACGTCGAGCCGGACCTACACGCTGGCACCCGCGGGCCCCGCGGCGTGACATCGTACGGTGGTGATGTCAACCGGAACGAAGGGATCACCACCGTCATGGGGCACCTGACCCACCGCGACCTCAACGCCTCCCGGGAGCGGCTGCGCGACCAGGTCGCCCATGCCCTGCGCGCCGCCCTGATCTCGGGCGAGCTCCGCCCGGGGGTGGTGTACTCGGCGCCGACCCTCGCCGAGGACTTCGGGATCTCCGCCACCCCGGTCCGCGAGGCGATGCTCGACCTGGCCCGCGAAGGCCTGGTCGAGCCCGTCCGCAACAAGGGCTTCCGGGTCACCGAGGTCGACGAGCGCGACCTCGACCAGTACACCGAGATCCGTGCGCTCATCGAGATCCCGATGGTCGGCAGGATCACCCGGATCGCCGCCCGCGAGGACCTGGAGGCGCTGCGACCGGTCGCCGAGGACATCGTGCGCGCCGCCCGCGAGCACGACCTCATCGGCTACCTGGAGGCCGACCGCCTGTTCCACCTCACCCTGCTCGGCCTCGCGGGCAACGAACGGCTGGTCGAGACCGTCGGCGACCTGCGCAAGCGGTCCCGCCTGTACGGGCTCACCGCCCTGGACGAGAGCGGCGACCTCGTCCCCTCGGCCGAGGAGCACCTGGAGCTGCTCGACCTGATGCTCGCCGGCGACGCCAAGGGCGCGGAGAAGTGCATGACGCGCCACCTCGGCCACGTCCGCTCCCTCTGGGCCAAGGGCGACCGTCCGACCGGGAAGTAGCGGCACCGGCCGGAGGTGGCTCCCTTCGACGGGCGGACGACGGTCACCCTCGATGCAATGTCACATCCGACCGGCCGTCCGCGGCCGTGGAAGGAAGCCATGAACCCCGCCTACGCGACCGTCGACCACACCTTCACCGTCCCCCTGGACCACCGGGCGCCCGACGGCCCCACCATCGAGGTGTTCGCCCGGGAGGTCGCCGACCCCGCCCGCGCCGGCGAGCAACTCCCGTGGCTGCTCTACCTCCAGGGCGGACCCGGCGGCAAGTCGCCCCGCCCGTCGGCCGGTTCGCCGGGCTGGCTGGCCCAGGCGCTGAGGACCCACCGTGTGCTGCTCCTCGACCAGCGCGGCACCGGCCGCTCCACCCCGGTCACCGCGAGGTCCGCCGCCCGGTTCGCCTCACCCGAGCGCCTCGCCGGCCACCTCGCCCACTTCCGGGCCGACGCGATCGTCGCCGACGCCGAGCTGATCCGCCGCGAACTCTGCGGCGACACCCCCTGGGAGACCCTCGGTCAGAGCTACGGCGGCTTCATCACCCTCACGTACCTCTCCCAGGCGCCCGAGGGGCTGCGCGGCTGCTACGTCACCGGCGGCCTGCCCGGCCTCACCGCCACCGCCGACGACGTGTACGCCCACACCTACCCCCGCGTCCGCGACCGCGTCCTCGACCTCTACGCCCGCTACCCCGAGGACGCCCCCCGCCTCCGGAAGATCGCCGACCTCCTCGCGGCCGAAGACGTCCGTCTCCCGAACGGCGACCGCCTCACCCCGCACCGCCTGCGCACCCTCGGACTCGCGCTCGGCATGGGTGACGGCTTCGAGCGCGTCCACTGGCTCCTCGACGAAGCCATCGGCGAGGACGGCGAGTTGAGCGACACCTTCCTCCACCAGGTGATGACTCTGACCGGCTTCACCGACAACCCGCTCTTCGCCGTCATGCAGGAGTCGCTGTACGGACAGGGAGCGGGCCCGACCGACTGGGCGGCCGCCCGCGCCCTGGCCGGCCTCCCCGAGTTCGCGGAGGATGCCGACCCTCTGCTGCTCACCGGCGAGATGATGTACCCCTGGATGTTCCGGGAGATCGCGGGCCTGCGCCCCTTCGCCGACGCCGCCGACCTGCTCGCCGCGCGCACCGACTGGCCGCCCCTCTACGACCTCGCTCGCCTCGCCGTCAACGAGGTCCCGCTCGCCGCGG includes:
- a CDS encoding ABC transporter permease, yielding MTTSTSTATSASPPVRAGSGPWQLARAELRRRTSVKLSLVVVGLFALLTVAAPLIGSLGGWGPEEFDKSAVDPYLGGLPIGPLGGVSAEHWLGVEPVTGRDLFARVVHGGQVSLLIAFAATAIVVAAGTAAGIAAGYFGGRTDTVLSRLMDLTMSFPSLIFMIAMMSVARDVNRTLLMTVVIGLFGWPGIARVVRGQTLSLKHREYVDAARVGGSGPLRILARDILPGVAGPVIAYTTLIIPGMIATEAALSYLGVGVRPPTPSWGQMIAESVAYYDTDPMYFLVPSLCLFLTVLAFTLLGDALRDILDPRGSGS
- a CDS encoding ABC transporter substrate-binding protein, whose protein sequence is MNKRTYTLATALVTALALGATGCADGKKSDGSRDRGKNPATSNNGAVVGGTPQKGGTLTILSNQDFTHLDPARNWVMGDMDFGTRLLYRTLLTYKAEPGAKGGELTTDLAEDLGVSSNGAKTWTFKLKPGLKYEDGTPITAQDVKYNVERSFSPDLPGGPDYAARYLVGAEGYKGPAQGKHLDSVKTPDDRTIVFELRKPFAEFPYATVLPTFSPVPKSQDKGPQYDNRPFSSGPYKIETYARDKQIVLVRNTHWSASTDTVRKAYPDRIVVTMGLKANQVDDRLIASAGADASAVAWASLRPESTPKVLTKPDVKARLLAETTNCTEMVQMHTGRAPFDDVKVRQAVQYALDREALLTASGGPALNDPATALMPGVLHGGKQPDTLKIPLTGDVEKAKQLLKEAGKADGISTNLTVSTGDKAVGEAIQQSLGRAGIKVTIETVDPSAFYDTIGDTKNRTDLAYTGWCPDFPSGSTFLPFVFDGRYIKEKGNSGNHSLFRDDTTMKRMDEIAAMTDAQQADKAWRELDAQILAKAPTAPALIERKPLLIGTNIAGAFGHTSFGGQIDFATVGLKDPAKSAR
- a CDS encoding NAD(P)/FAD-dependent oxidoreductase translates to MPTRKPSDVIVVGAGVVGAACAYYAAQAGLSVTVVDRGSVAGGTTGAGEGNLLVSDKEPGPELELALLANTLWRELADVLPPHVEYEAKGGLVVASDESGMRALRDFAARQEEAGVTAQEVPGDRLHDLEPHLAPGLAGGFLYPQDSQVMPAHAAAQLLRAAGDRVRLRLGEEVTGLLTGAAGEIRGVRTAAGELHAPYVVNAAGTWGGALAELAGVHLPVMPRRGFVLVTEPLPRVVRHKVYAADYVADVASGSAALQTSAVVEGTPAGPVLIGASRERVGFDRTLSVEVLRRLAAGATGLFPVLGTVRAMRTYPGFRPYLPDHLPAIGPDPRVHGLLHACGHEGAGIGLAPVTGQIIALCLTNGEVPLDIAPFRPDRFGTPEPAPAPDSVPDPAPTL
- a CDS encoding (2Fe-2S)-binding protein, yielding MARTPADLVGAQPDPPFEITFDGRSVTALPGQTVAAALWGAGILAWRTTREGGRPRGAFCGIGQCYDCLATVNGEPNRRACLVPARPGDAITTQEGHGHDRLAV
- a CDS encoding NAD(P)/FAD-dependent oxidoreductase, whose translation is MTASPSEPYDLAVVGAGSAGLAGAVTASELGLSVALLDSSPQSGGQFYRHPAPALGAVRPEALHHDWSAFSDLRRRLGASTVDHLTGHHVWTVTKESGESGEDGGDGGDGDTGEGWTVHAITGADGTEERPVRIRARAVLLATGAYERQLPFPGWTLPGVVGAGGAQAMLKSGLVLPGRRIVVAGSGPLLLAVASSLAAAGARVPAVVEAAGYLRYARSPRALVTNPAKAAEALVHGTALLRHRVRVLPRSAVTEVHGADRVEAVTVSRLDGDWAPVPGTGRRIACDALAVGHGLVPQIELATALGCATRALPDGTLGLALSELQETSVAGLWAAGEAGGVGGAELARTEGELAGRAIAARLRGRRADPAPDRGVGPGRAGELRRRRDRMRAFADVMSAAHAPGPGWPAWLEDETDVCRCEEVTAGRVREAVSDLGARDARTVKLLTRAGMGWCQGRMCGTAVACLAARGDTPEPPAERRPFAVPVPLATLAALDEQAVEPAAEQAP
- a CDS encoding dihydrodipicolinate synthase family protein, which codes for MTATTWNTDRPWRGIMVATTLPFRDDLSVDHDAYAEHVAWLIANGCDGVVPNGSLGEYQTLTDAERAQVVRTAVAAAGDGARVMPGVAAYGSAESRRWAEQAAEAGAGSVLLLPPNAYRAEPAAVRAHYSEVARAGVPIVAYNNPIDTKVDLTPDLLARLHRDGSIVAVKEFSGDVRRAYEIGELAPELDLLIGADDVLLELAVAGAVGWIAGYPNAFPASCAELYHAAVAGDLATAVPLYKSLHSLLRWDSKTEFVQSIKLSMDIAGRQGGPTRPPRHPLTGAIEAGVRTATEKAVADGHR
- a CDS encoding aldehyde dehydrogenase family protein, giving the protein MTDTHPTLTSRNPADPADVLLQIPAPGAFAAVDTVERARAAQPGWLLAGAAARSAALGAVAAAVEAAADELAALAVREVGKPLAEARAEVARTVAIWRYYAQAPFEPTGAVHETAAGPGLLLTRRRPHGVAGLITPWNFPFAIPTWKAAPALATGNTVVLKPAPEATACAQRLGEIVQRALPEAVFTVVPGGATEGNALVSAADVVSFTGSTPVGQAVARAATARGIPMQAEMGGLNAALVLPDADIEQAAAHIAAAVSGYAGQKCTATSRVIAVGAALDPLREALSEALRAVPVGDPADPATVCGPLIHEHARDQVGEACRGLSVLAGGTVPDRSGWYAAPTLVEKVSPGHRLLREEVFGPVASLLAAEDLAHAIRITNSVPYGLVTSVHTADLNTALTGLDLLDTGMIRLNAPSTGVDFHLPFGGSKASSHGPREQGAAALDFYTSSRTYTLAPAGPAA
- a CDS encoding GntR family transcriptional regulator; the encoded protein is MGHLTHRDLNASRERLRDQVAHALRAALISGELRPGVVYSAPTLAEDFGISATPVREAMLDLAREGLVEPVRNKGFRVTEVDERDLDQYTEIRALIEIPMVGRITRIAAREDLEALRPVAEDIVRAAREHDLIGYLEADRLFHLTLLGLAGNERLVETVGDLRKRSRLYGLTALDESGDLVPSAEEHLELLDLMLAGDAKGAEKCMTRHLGHVRSLWAKGDRPTGK
- a CDS encoding alpha/beta fold hydrolase, which codes for MNPAYATVDHTFTVPLDHRAPDGPTIEVFAREVADPARAGEQLPWLLYLQGGPGGKSPRPSAGSPGWLAQALRTHRVLLLDQRGTGRSTPVTARSAARFASPERLAGHLAHFRADAIVADAELIRRELCGDTPWETLGQSYGGFITLTYLSQAPEGLRGCYVTGGLPGLTATADDVYAHTYPRVRDRVLDLYARYPEDAPRLRKIADLLAAEDVRLPNGDRLTPHRLRTLGLALGMGDGFERVHWLLDEAIGEDGELSDTFLHQVMTLTGFTDNPLFAVMQESLYGQGAGPTDWAAARALAGLPEFAEDADPLLLTGEMMYPWMFREIAGLRPFADAADLLAARTDWPPLYDLARLAVNEVPLAAVVYHDDMYVDAGISLATARRIGASRVWVTNEWEHDGVAASGGRVLARLMDLAAGRA